Genomic window (Aggregicoccus sp. 17bor-14):
GGGCCATGATCCGCATCAGCGCCCAGAACTTGCGCTCCAGCTCCTCCACGTCGCTCGTCTCGCGGGCGGCGCCGGCCTCGCCCAGGAGGTACGCGAGGTCCGCGCCCAGGCCCTTCGCGCTCGAGGCCGCCGCGGGCACGGGGCGCGCAGGCGCCGCGGCGCCCGGACGCAAGTCCGCCGCGGGCCGCTGGGCCTCGCGCGCGGCGCGCCGCTGGGCCTCGCGCCGCTCGATCAGCGCGGCGAGCGCATTGCGCTCGGTGATCTCCCCGGCGGGCAGCGCCTCGCCGACGATGACCGCCGGCTCCTCGTCCCCGTGCACCACCTCGGCGACGTCCAGCGTCGGCAGCTCGCCGGAGCCCACCTGCAGCGGCGCGCCGCCCGGGCCCACCACCTGGCCCGCGCCGGCGGCCGAGTCGGGGCCGACCTTGTGGTAGTAGCGCAGGATGGCCTGGCGCACCTCGGAGAGGGGGGCCACGTGCGCGGCCACCTTGAGGCCGGTGGTGAACTCGATCTCCTCGAGCGCCGGCACGTTGAGCGGGTCGCTCATGGCCACGAGCAGGTGGCGCCGGCCGCGCAGGGTCTCCAGGGCGTAGGGGAACAGGTCGTGCTGCTCGCAGAAGCGGGCGCGCAGCATGTGGATCGCGCTCCACTCGGGCTGGACCTCCGAGAGCTGCGCCGCCGGAAGCCCCAGCGCCTCGCTCAGCACCTGCGCGAGCGTCGCGTCCGTGATCGCGCCCTGCGCGATCAGCACCGCCCCCAGCCGCTGCCGCCGCACCCGCTGCTCCGCCAGCCCCGCCTCCAGCTGGGCCGGGGTGATCGCCCCCCGCCCCAGGAGCAGCTCCCCGATGCGCTTCCTCGCCATGGGGCCGGCCATAGCACCCGTCCGGAGCAGGGGTCAAAGCGGCAGGCAGGCACAAGCGGCTGCGCCCACTGCCCTGTTTTGCGGCCTGCCAACCCCCCACGAATCACAAATTTCCCGTGTAATTTCACCAGTTAACGACCCGTGCCTACCTTGACACTCCGAGGGGGCATTCCTACAGTCTGGCGTCCTTGAAGATGCGTTTCGCTGCCCCCCGCGCCTTATTCCAGGCCGCTGGACGGCAGAGGAACGTGGCCCTGCCGCCCGGCGGTGGGCCAGCCGTGCTTACTGGAGGCAATACGCGATGAATCTGGGGTTCCTGACGCAGCTTTCCCTGCTGGCCGCCGCCGGCTCCGACCGTTCCTTCTTCGACGAGCTCGCTCGTCGCTGGGAGGCAGGCCAGGCCGGCATGTACCCCATCGCGATCTGCATGGTCATCGCGCTCGCGATCATCATCGAGCGCAGCCTGGTGCTCTTCGCCAAGGCCTCCATCAACAAGGAGGGCTTCCTGCGCGGCCTGAAGAAGCACATCTACGCGGGTGACCTGGACAAGGCGATCAACTACGTGGCGGGCCAGAAGCCCACCCC
Coding sequences:
- a CDS encoding general secretion pathway protein GspE, producing MARKRIGELLLGRGAITPAQLEAGLAEQRVRRQRLGAVLIAQGAITDATLAQVLSEALGLPAAQLSEVQPEWSAIHMLRARFCEQHDLFPYALETLRGRRHLLVAMSDPLNVPALEEIEFTTGLKVAAHVAPLSEVRQAILRYYHKVGPDSAAGAGQVVGPGGAPLQVGSGELPTLDVAEVVHGDEEPAVIVGEALPAGEITERNALAALIERREAQRRAAREAQRPAADLRPGAAAPARPVPAAASSAKGLGADLAYLLGEAGAARETSDVEELERKFWALMRIMARKGLLTREEFSRELDDAEGPAAAPAPPPLPPAGRVR